One window of Pocillopora verrucosa isolate sample1 chromosome 9, ASM3666991v2, whole genome shotgun sequence genomic DNA carries:
- the LOC131793619 gene encoding dystrophin-like isoform X1 gives MEAKKVAAVARPKLKLFQRAAKDIKAGVRHTSAIAHSRSKYTGERETLHRKTFTKWVNARLAQHDPPMEIKDVVIDFMDGKMLLNMMEVLCNTKLKKEKGNLRVHKLNNVEQAMKLLEKQKVKLVGINAFDIVDGKPRVILGLMWSVILRFQVQEVMQETVTEETAKSFNVEKKLLDWCKERLKGYEEYATISDFSSSWRDGLAFNALVHSYGPGLFDFNAIAQSSTRTRLDNSFKMAEKHFGVPRYLDSTDIDVEKPDKKLIIMYLTEMYNYLEGNKAKERKVSVMMENPCIVDNVEAVEGALNDSFDNLDSKPAFSQSEHDKAVADLGKKLKEVESGLSDAEHTKPVYDENDSVNLEEVTKQLEEQKKFRQDLEPLKSHTYEVLNEGRSMIGEGYFDLGEKEHFQDRMDNVDKRLQNLLEQSKRDQDKLSQQRSVLLKQQLNKMTIWLKKAEQKMDAGDDIGPTYETVKEQLEEHQKFQEGVGDMSLVASVLRSDLTDPDLDDKTREQIKNVNERWATAWNWSEDRNQKLTKAMIDWQKFRDEELILLNWLSQKEKTLKEVSNTDVADEQQVKESLELLEATQKELEEQEERLQRLRQLGKDLIEDSGRDEETTKEIEAQLQDFDDCWNHVAKRVIDEKEKLINTQNKMKEMYDLMDSVNQWVDDGQALINGYKEDLPSDEQENLKKRAQIKLEEKTAMQVKVDRVNRLGKDVCEILDGPSQKAVKGELQQFNDRWQDVCAALESYNDKGYPDVNGNECCIVTIIKRKFKSLS, from the exons ATGGAAGCAAAGAAAGTCGCTGCTGTTGCCCGACCCAAGCTTAAATTGTTCCAGCGAGCTGCTAAAGATATCAAAGCTGGAGTTCGACACACGTCAGCAATTGCCCACTCACGGAGTAAGTACACAG GTGAGAGGGAAACACTTCATAGGAAAACTTTTACAAAATGGGTAAACGCAAGACTCGCTCAG CACGATCCTCCCATGGAAATTAAAGATGTTGTGATAGATTTTATGGACGGGAAGATGTTGCTGAACATGATGGAGGTTCTTTGTAACACAAAATTG aaaaaagagaaaggaaacttGCGTGTCCATAAGTTGAACAATGTTGAACAAGCTATGAAATTGCTGGAGAAGCAGAAG GTTAAACTGGTTGGGATCAATGCCTTCGACATTGTGGATGGAAAACCTCGTGTAATTCTTGGTCTTATGTGGAGTGTAATTCTTAGATTCCAA GTCCAAGAGGTTATGCAGGAAACGGTAACGGAGGAgacagcgaaatcattcaatgTCGAAAAGAAACTTCTTGATTGGTGCAAAGAACGCTTGAAAGG GTATGAGGAATACGCCACTATCTCTGATTTTTCTTCAAGCTGGAGGGATGGCCTGGCATTCAACGCTCTTGTTCATTCATACGG ACCTGGATTGTTTGACTTTAATGCCATCGCGCAGTCATCAACTCGAACCAGACTGGACAACTCCTTTAAGATGGCAGAGAAGCACTTCGGAGTTCCACGCTACTTAGACTCGACAG ATATTGACGTTGAAAAGCCGGACAAGAAGCTAATTATCATGTACTTAACTGAGATGTATAACTATCTTGAGGGAAACAAGGCCAAAGAAAGG AAAGTTTCGGTAATGATGGAGAATCCTTGCATAGTCGATAACGTGGAAGCTGTGGAGGGAGCCTTGAACGACAGCTTTGATAATTTGGACTCTAAACCAGCCTTCAG ccaatcagaacacgaTAAAGCAGTTGcagatcttggcaagaaattGAAGGAGGTGGAAAGTGGATTGTCTGACGCGGAGCATACCAAACCAGTTTACGATGAAAATGACTCAGTTAATTTGGAGGAAGTAACTAAACAGCTGGAGGAACAAAAG AAATTTCGTCAAGACCTCGAGCCACTTAAGTCTCACACTTATGAAGTTTTGAATGAAGGACGGTCCATGATAGGGGAAGGATACTTTGATTTAGGTGAAAAGGAGCACTTCCAAGACCGGATGGATAATGTCGATAAAAGGTTGCAAAACCTTCTAGAGCAATCTAAGAGAGATCAGGACAA GCTTTCACAGCAGAGATCTGTTCTTTTGAAacaacaattaaacaaaatgacCATATGGTTGAAAAAGGCCGAGCAAAAGATGGACGCAGGAGACGACATTGGCCCTACCTACGAAACTGTTaaagagcagttggaggaacATCAG AAATTTCAAGAGGGAGTTGGTGACATGTCTTTAGTGGCTTCAGTACTAAGGAGTGATTTAACAGACCCAGATTTGGATGACAAAACTCGAGAACAAATCAAAAATGTGAACGAAAGGTGGGCGACGGCCTGGAACTGGAGTGAGGATCGAAACCAGAAGCTAACCAAAGCAATGATCGATTGGCAGAAGTTTCGAGATGAAGAACTTATACTTCTAAACTGGCTCagccagaaagaaaaaactctcAAAGAAGTATCGAACACTGATGTTGCCGACGAACAACAAGTTAAGGAAAGCCTTGAACTTCTCGAG GCAACTCAAAAGGAGCTTGAGGAACAGGAGGAAAGACTGCAAAGGCTCCGTCAACTGGGGAAAGACCTCATTGAGGATTCTGGTCGCGACGAAGAAACAACCAAGGAAATTGAAGCACAGTTACAAGACTTTGACGACTGCTGGAATCATGTTGCCAAGAGAGTCAttgatgagaaagaaaag TTGATAAatactcaaaacaaaatgaaggaGATGTATGACCTAATGGATTCTGTAAATCAGTGGGTGGATGACGGTCAAGCATTGATAAATGGATACAAAGAAGATTTGCCTTCTGACGAGCAAGAGAATCTTAAGAAAAGAGCTCAG ATTAAACTAGAGGAAAAAACAGCTATGCAAGTCAAAGTAGATCGTGTCAACCGGCTTGGAAAAGACGTATGTGAAATTCTTGACGGACCTTCACAGAAAGCCGTCAAAGGAGAACTGCAGCAATTCAATGACCGCTGGCAGGATGTGTGTGCAGCATTGGAAAGCTACAACGACAAAGGATACCCAGATGTTAATGGAAATGAGTGCTGTATTGTCACAATCatcaaaagaaagtttaaatCTCTCTCATAG
- the LOC131793619 gene encoding dystrophin-like isoform X2 — protein MEAKKVAAVARPKLKLFQRAAKDIKAGVRHTSAIAHSRSERETLHRKTFTKWVNARLAQHDPPMEIKDVVIDFMDGKMLLNMMEVLCNTKLKKEKGNLRVHKLNNVEQAMKLLEKQKVKLVGINAFDIVDGKPRVILGLMWSVILRFQVQEVMQETVTEETAKSFNVEKKLLDWCKERLKGYEEYATISDFSSSWRDGLAFNALVHSYGPGLFDFNAIAQSSTRTRLDNSFKMAEKHFGVPRYLDSTDIDVEKPDKKLIIMYLTEMYNYLEGNKAKERKVSVMMENPCIVDNVEAVEGALNDSFDNLDSKPAFSQSEHDKAVADLGKKLKEVESGLSDAEHTKPVYDENDSVNLEEVTKQLEEQKKFRQDLEPLKSHTYEVLNEGRSMIGEGYFDLGEKEHFQDRMDNVDKRLQNLLEQSKRDQDKLSQQRSVLLKQQLNKMTIWLKKAEQKMDAGDDIGPTYETVKEQLEEHQKFQEGVGDMSLVASVLRSDLTDPDLDDKTREQIKNVNERWATAWNWSEDRNQKLTKAMIDWQKFRDEELILLNWLSQKEKTLKEVSNTDVADEQQVKESLELLEATQKELEEQEERLQRLRQLGKDLIEDSGRDEETTKEIEAQLQDFDDCWNHVAKRVIDEKEKLINTQNKMKEMYDLMDSVNQWVDDGQALINGYKEDLPSDEQENLKKRAQIKLEEKTAMQVKVDRVNRLGKDVCEILDGPSQKAVKGELQQFNDRWQDVCAALESYNDKGYPDVNGNECCIVTIIKRKFKSLS, from the exons ATGGAAGCAAAGAAAGTCGCTGCTGTTGCCCGACCCAAGCTTAAATTGTTCCAGCGAGCTGCTAAAGATATCAAAGCTGGAGTTCGACACACGTCAGCAATTGCCCACTCACGGA GTGAGAGGGAAACACTTCATAGGAAAACTTTTACAAAATGGGTAAACGCAAGACTCGCTCAG CACGATCCTCCCATGGAAATTAAAGATGTTGTGATAGATTTTATGGACGGGAAGATGTTGCTGAACATGATGGAGGTTCTTTGTAACACAAAATTG aaaaaagagaaaggaaacttGCGTGTCCATAAGTTGAACAATGTTGAACAAGCTATGAAATTGCTGGAGAAGCAGAAG GTTAAACTGGTTGGGATCAATGCCTTCGACATTGTGGATGGAAAACCTCGTGTAATTCTTGGTCTTATGTGGAGTGTAATTCTTAGATTCCAA GTCCAAGAGGTTATGCAGGAAACGGTAACGGAGGAgacagcgaaatcattcaatgTCGAAAAGAAACTTCTTGATTGGTGCAAAGAACGCTTGAAAGG GTATGAGGAATACGCCACTATCTCTGATTTTTCTTCAAGCTGGAGGGATGGCCTGGCATTCAACGCTCTTGTTCATTCATACGG ACCTGGATTGTTTGACTTTAATGCCATCGCGCAGTCATCAACTCGAACCAGACTGGACAACTCCTTTAAGATGGCAGAGAAGCACTTCGGAGTTCCACGCTACTTAGACTCGACAG ATATTGACGTTGAAAAGCCGGACAAGAAGCTAATTATCATGTACTTAACTGAGATGTATAACTATCTTGAGGGAAACAAGGCCAAAGAAAGG AAAGTTTCGGTAATGATGGAGAATCCTTGCATAGTCGATAACGTGGAAGCTGTGGAGGGAGCCTTGAACGACAGCTTTGATAATTTGGACTCTAAACCAGCCTTCAG ccaatcagaacacgaTAAAGCAGTTGcagatcttggcaagaaattGAAGGAGGTGGAAAGTGGATTGTCTGACGCGGAGCATACCAAACCAGTTTACGATGAAAATGACTCAGTTAATTTGGAGGAAGTAACTAAACAGCTGGAGGAACAAAAG AAATTTCGTCAAGACCTCGAGCCACTTAAGTCTCACACTTATGAAGTTTTGAATGAAGGACGGTCCATGATAGGGGAAGGATACTTTGATTTAGGTGAAAAGGAGCACTTCCAAGACCGGATGGATAATGTCGATAAAAGGTTGCAAAACCTTCTAGAGCAATCTAAGAGAGATCAGGACAA GCTTTCACAGCAGAGATCTGTTCTTTTGAAacaacaattaaacaaaatgacCATATGGTTGAAAAAGGCCGAGCAAAAGATGGACGCAGGAGACGACATTGGCCCTACCTACGAAACTGTTaaagagcagttggaggaacATCAG AAATTTCAAGAGGGAGTTGGTGACATGTCTTTAGTGGCTTCAGTACTAAGGAGTGATTTAACAGACCCAGATTTGGATGACAAAACTCGAGAACAAATCAAAAATGTGAACGAAAGGTGGGCGACGGCCTGGAACTGGAGTGAGGATCGAAACCAGAAGCTAACCAAAGCAATGATCGATTGGCAGAAGTTTCGAGATGAAGAACTTATACTTCTAAACTGGCTCagccagaaagaaaaaactctcAAAGAAGTATCGAACACTGATGTTGCCGACGAACAACAAGTTAAGGAAAGCCTTGAACTTCTCGAG GCAACTCAAAAGGAGCTTGAGGAACAGGAGGAAAGACTGCAAAGGCTCCGTCAACTGGGGAAAGACCTCATTGAGGATTCTGGTCGCGACGAAGAAACAACCAAGGAAATTGAAGCACAGTTACAAGACTTTGACGACTGCTGGAATCATGTTGCCAAGAGAGTCAttgatgagaaagaaaag TTGATAAatactcaaaacaaaatgaaggaGATGTATGACCTAATGGATTCTGTAAATCAGTGGGTGGATGACGGTCAAGCATTGATAAATGGATACAAAGAAGATTTGCCTTCTGACGAGCAAGAGAATCTTAAGAAAAGAGCTCAG ATTAAACTAGAGGAAAAAACAGCTATGCAAGTCAAAGTAGATCGTGTCAACCGGCTTGGAAAAGACGTATGTGAAATTCTTGACGGACCTTCACAGAAAGCCGTCAAAGGAGAACTGCAGCAATTCAATGACCGCTGGCAGGATGTGTGTGCAGCATTGGAAAGCTACAACGACAAAGGATACCCAGATGTTAATGGAAATGAGTGCTGTATTGTCACAATCatcaaaagaaagtttaaatCTCTCTCATAG
- the LOC131793619 gene encoding dystrophin-like isoform X3 has product MASENTSRKSSLRKFQAAATTVQRNTQYTRKFTQLVGERETLHRKTFTKWVNARLAQHDPPMEIKDVVIDFMDGKMLLNMMEVLCNTKLKKEKGNLRVHKLNNVEQAMKLLEKQKVKLVGINAFDIVDGKPRVILGLMWSVILRFQVQEVMQETVTEETAKSFNVEKKLLDWCKERLKGYEEYATISDFSSSWRDGLAFNALVHSYGPGLFDFNAIAQSSTRTRLDNSFKMAEKHFGVPRYLDSTDIDVEKPDKKLIIMYLTEMYNYLEGNKAKERKVSVMMENPCIVDNVEAVEGALNDSFDNLDSKPAFSQSEHDKAVADLGKKLKEVESGLSDAEHTKPVYDENDSVNLEEVTKQLEEQKKFRQDLEPLKSHTYEVLNEGRSMIGEGYFDLGEKEHFQDRMDNVDKRLQNLLEQSKRDQDKLSQQRSVLLKQQLNKMTIWLKKAEQKMDAGDDIGPTYETVKEQLEEHQKFQEGVGDMSLVASVLRSDLTDPDLDDKTREQIKNVNERWATAWNWSEDRNQKLTKAMIDWQKFRDEELILLNWLSQKEKTLKEVSNTDVADEQQVKESLELLEATQKELEEQEERLQRLRQLGKDLIEDSGRDEETTKEIEAQLQDFDDCWNHVAKRVIDEKEKLINTQNKMKEMYDLMDSVNQWVDDGQALINGYKEDLPSDEQENLKKRAQIKLEEKTAMQVKVDRVNRLGKDVCEILDGPSQKAVKGELQQFNDRWQDVCAALESYNDKGYPDVNGNECCIVTIIKRKFKSLS; this is encoded by the exons ATGGCGTCTGAAAACACATCTCGCAAGTCATCTTTAAGAAAATTTCAAGCAGCAGCGACAACCGTTCAGCGGAATACACAGTACACTAGGAAATTTACTCAGTTGGTTG GTGAGAGGGAAACACTTCATAGGAAAACTTTTACAAAATGGGTAAACGCAAGACTCGCTCAG CACGATCCTCCCATGGAAATTAAAGATGTTGTGATAGATTTTATGGACGGGAAGATGTTGCTGAACATGATGGAGGTTCTTTGTAACACAAAATTG aaaaaagagaaaggaaacttGCGTGTCCATAAGTTGAACAATGTTGAACAAGCTATGAAATTGCTGGAGAAGCAGAAG GTTAAACTGGTTGGGATCAATGCCTTCGACATTGTGGATGGAAAACCTCGTGTAATTCTTGGTCTTATGTGGAGTGTAATTCTTAGATTCCAA GTCCAAGAGGTTATGCAGGAAACGGTAACGGAGGAgacagcgaaatcattcaatgTCGAAAAGAAACTTCTTGATTGGTGCAAAGAACGCTTGAAAGG GTATGAGGAATACGCCACTATCTCTGATTTTTCTTCAAGCTGGAGGGATGGCCTGGCATTCAACGCTCTTGTTCATTCATACGG ACCTGGATTGTTTGACTTTAATGCCATCGCGCAGTCATCAACTCGAACCAGACTGGACAACTCCTTTAAGATGGCAGAGAAGCACTTCGGAGTTCCACGCTACTTAGACTCGACAG ATATTGACGTTGAAAAGCCGGACAAGAAGCTAATTATCATGTACTTAACTGAGATGTATAACTATCTTGAGGGAAACAAGGCCAAAGAAAGG AAAGTTTCGGTAATGATGGAGAATCCTTGCATAGTCGATAACGTGGAAGCTGTGGAGGGAGCCTTGAACGACAGCTTTGATAATTTGGACTCTAAACCAGCCTTCAG ccaatcagaacacgaTAAAGCAGTTGcagatcttggcaagaaattGAAGGAGGTGGAAAGTGGATTGTCTGACGCGGAGCATACCAAACCAGTTTACGATGAAAATGACTCAGTTAATTTGGAGGAAGTAACTAAACAGCTGGAGGAACAAAAG AAATTTCGTCAAGACCTCGAGCCACTTAAGTCTCACACTTATGAAGTTTTGAATGAAGGACGGTCCATGATAGGGGAAGGATACTTTGATTTAGGTGAAAAGGAGCACTTCCAAGACCGGATGGATAATGTCGATAAAAGGTTGCAAAACCTTCTAGAGCAATCTAAGAGAGATCAGGACAA GCTTTCACAGCAGAGATCTGTTCTTTTGAAacaacaattaaacaaaatgacCATATGGTTGAAAAAGGCCGAGCAAAAGATGGACGCAGGAGACGACATTGGCCCTACCTACGAAACTGTTaaagagcagttggaggaacATCAG AAATTTCAAGAGGGAGTTGGTGACATGTCTTTAGTGGCTTCAGTACTAAGGAGTGATTTAACAGACCCAGATTTGGATGACAAAACTCGAGAACAAATCAAAAATGTGAACGAAAGGTGGGCGACGGCCTGGAACTGGAGTGAGGATCGAAACCAGAAGCTAACCAAAGCAATGATCGATTGGCAGAAGTTTCGAGATGAAGAACTTATACTTCTAAACTGGCTCagccagaaagaaaaaactctcAAAGAAGTATCGAACACTGATGTTGCCGACGAACAACAAGTTAAGGAAAGCCTTGAACTTCTCGAG GCAACTCAAAAGGAGCTTGAGGAACAGGAGGAAAGACTGCAAAGGCTCCGTCAACTGGGGAAAGACCTCATTGAGGATTCTGGTCGCGACGAAGAAACAACCAAGGAAATTGAAGCACAGTTACAAGACTTTGACGACTGCTGGAATCATGTTGCCAAGAGAGTCAttgatgagaaagaaaag TTGATAAatactcaaaacaaaatgaaggaGATGTATGACCTAATGGATTCTGTAAATCAGTGGGTGGATGACGGTCAAGCATTGATAAATGGATACAAAGAAGATTTGCCTTCTGACGAGCAAGAGAATCTTAAGAAAAGAGCTCAG ATTAAACTAGAGGAAAAAACAGCTATGCAAGTCAAAGTAGATCGTGTCAACCGGCTTGGAAAAGACGTATGTGAAATTCTTGACGGACCTTCACAGAAAGCCGTCAAAGGAGAACTGCAGCAATTCAATGACCGCTGGCAGGATGTGTGTGCAGCATTGGAAAGCTACAACGACAAAGGATACCCAGATGTTAATGGAAATGAGTGCTGTATTGTCACAATCatcaaaagaaagtttaaatCTCTCTCATAG
- the LOC131793619 gene encoding utrophin-like isoform X4 codes for MNGQEAEVARQNSMKIKRMISDRSGERETLHRKTFTKWVNARLAQHDPPMEIKDVVIDFMDGKMLLNMMEVLCNTKLKKEKGNLRVHKLNNVEQAMKLLEKQKVKLVGINAFDIVDGKPRVILGLMWSVILRFQVQEVMQETVTEETAKSFNVEKKLLDWCKERLKGYEEYATISDFSSSWRDGLAFNALVHSYGPGLFDFNAIAQSSTRTRLDNSFKMAEKHFGVPRYLDSTDIDVEKPDKKLIIMYLTEMYNYLEGNKAKERKVSVMMENPCIVDNVEAVEGALNDSFDNLDSKPAFSQSEHDKAVADLGKKLKEVESGLSDAEHTKPVYDENDSVNLEEVTKQLEEQKKFRQDLEPLKSHTYEVLNEGRSMIGEGYFDLGEKEHFQDRMDNVDKRLQNLLEQSKRDQDKLSQQRSVLLKQQLNKMTIWLKKAEQKMDAGDDIGPTYETVKEQLEEHQKFQEGVGDMSLVASVLRSDLTDPDLDDKTREQIKNVNERWATAWNWSEDRNQKLTKAMIDWQKFRDEELILLNWLSQKEKTLKEVSNTDVADEQQVKESLELLEATQKELEEQEERLQRLRQLGKDLIEDSGRDEETTKEIEAQLQDFDDCWNHVAKRVIDEKEKLINTQNKMKEMYDLMDSVNQWVDDGQALINGYKEDLPSDEQENLKKRAQIKLEEKTAMQVKVDRVNRLGKDVCEILDGPSQKAVKGELQQFNDRWQDVCAALESYNDKGYPDVNGNECCIVTIIKRKFKSLS; via the exons ATGAACGGTCAAGAAGCTGAAGTCGCTCGCCAAAACTCCATGAAAATCAAGAGAATGATTTCGGATCGCTCAG GTGAGAGGGAAACACTTCATAGGAAAACTTTTACAAAATGGGTAAACGCAAGACTCGCTCAG CACGATCCTCCCATGGAAATTAAAGATGTTGTGATAGATTTTATGGACGGGAAGATGTTGCTGAACATGATGGAGGTTCTTTGTAACACAAAATTG aaaaaagagaaaggaaacttGCGTGTCCATAAGTTGAACAATGTTGAACAAGCTATGAAATTGCTGGAGAAGCAGAAG GTTAAACTGGTTGGGATCAATGCCTTCGACATTGTGGATGGAAAACCTCGTGTAATTCTTGGTCTTATGTGGAGTGTAATTCTTAGATTCCAA GTCCAAGAGGTTATGCAGGAAACGGTAACGGAGGAgacagcgaaatcattcaatgTCGAAAAGAAACTTCTTGATTGGTGCAAAGAACGCTTGAAAGG GTATGAGGAATACGCCACTATCTCTGATTTTTCTTCAAGCTGGAGGGATGGCCTGGCATTCAACGCTCTTGTTCATTCATACGG ACCTGGATTGTTTGACTTTAATGCCATCGCGCAGTCATCAACTCGAACCAGACTGGACAACTCCTTTAAGATGGCAGAGAAGCACTTCGGAGTTCCACGCTACTTAGACTCGACAG ATATTGACGTTGAAAAGCCGGACAAGAAGCTAATTATCATGTACTTAACTGAGATGTATAACTATCTTGAGGGAAACAAGGCCAAAGAAAGG AAAGTTTCGGTAATGATGGAGAATCCTTGCATAGTCGATAACGTGGAAGCTGTGGAGGGAGCCTTGAACGACAGCTTTGATAATTTGGACTCTAAACCAGCCTTCAG ccaatcagaacacgaTAAAGCAGTTGcagatcttggcaagaaattGAAGGAGGTGGAAAGTGGATTGTCTGACGCGGAGCATACCAAACCAGTTTACGATGAAAATGACTCAGTTAATTTGGAGGAAGTAACTAAACAGCTGGAGGAACAAAAG AAATTTCGTCAAGACCTCGAGCCACTTAAGTCTCACACTTATGAAGTTTTGAATGAAGGACGGTCCATGATAGGGGAAGGATACTTTGATTTAGGTGAAAAGGAGCACTTCCAAGACCGGATGGATAATGTCGATAAAAGGTTGCAAAACCTTCTAGAGCAATCTAAGAGAGATCAGGACAA GCTTTCACAGCAGAGATCTGTTCTTTTGAAacaacaattaaacaaaatgacCATATGGTTGAAAAAGGCCGAGCAAAAGATGGACGCAGGAGACGACATTGGCCCTACCTACGAAACTGTTaaagagcagttggaggaacATCAG AAATTTCAAGAGGGAGTTGGTGACATGTCTTTAGTGGCTTCAGTACTAAGGAGTGATTTAACAGACCCAGATTTGGATGACAAAACTCGAGAACAAATCAAAAATGTGAACGAAAGGTGGGCGACGGCCTGGAACTGGAGTGAGGATCGAAACCAGAAGCTAACCAAAGCAATGATCGATTGGCAGAAGTTTCGAGATGAAGAACTTATACTTCTAAACTGGCTCagccagaaagaaaaaactctcAAAGAAGTATCGAACACTGATGTTGCCGACGAACAACAAGTTAAGGAAAGCCTTGAACTTCTCGAG GCAACTCAAAAGGAGCTTGAGGAACAGGAGGAAAGACTGCAAAGGCTCCGTCAACTGGGGAAAGACCTCATTGAGGATTCTGGTCGCGACGAAGAAACAACCAAGGAAATTGAAGCACAGTTACAAGACTTTGACGACTGCTGGAATCATGTTGCCAAGAGAGTCAttgatgagaaagaaaag TTGATAAatactcaaaacaaaatgaaggaGATGTATGACCTAATGGATTCTGTAAATCAGTGGGTGGATGACGGTCAAGCATTGATAAATGGATACAAAGAAGATTTGCCTTCTGACGAGCAAGAGAATCTTAAGAAAAGAGCTCAG ATTAAACTAGAGGAAAAAACAGCTATGCAAGTCAAAGTAGATCGTGTCAACCGGCTTGGAAAAGACGTATGTGAAATTCTTGACGGACCTTCACAGAAAGCCGTCAAAGGAGAACTGCAGCAATTCAATGACCGCTGGCAGGATGTGTGTGCAGCATTGGAAAGCTACAACGACAAAGGATACCCAGATGTTAATGGAAATGAGTGCTGTATTGTCACAATCatcaaaagaaagtttaaatCTCTCTCATAG